In the Pseudochaenichthys georgianus chromosome 1, fPseGeo1.2, whole genome shotgun sequence genome, one interval contains:
- the LOC117452050 gene encoding uncharacterized protein, giving the protein MVNPNSTLQTLCKDNKSNYELVSQLCISNRSTNIDGPDTDSRASMAKHYRTLQAWYNKKKNPDYESVSQLLDLEYAARRAFIDSDATREDNKHEKILEAYPCFRDIRRAMGELRRLLDKDNSHSIDEMLERWQDFCQKVQFYGVWKKMLKPPLGMDKAEQAIRILRVLPSLFPSPCAPPKKLRDASEALLHVLEVKEDPNSYLKKRPLPCPVLIVSSSSCLLAIGDAPIATFPKQDIAVGAIYLMAYYYAFHLTYPKCVATLLSVIQTEILLDKIHDKDLTPSYKKGEWKDFLGQ; this is encoded by the exons ATGGTCAATCCCAACAGCACCCTACAGACTCTGTGTAAGGACAATAAATCTAACTATGAGTTGGTCTCTCAGCTCTGCATAT CGAACAGGTCTACAAACATTGATGGTCCAGACACTGACAGTCGAGCTTCCATGGCCAAGCACTACAGGACCCTTCAGGCTTGGtataataaaaagaaaaatcctGACTATGAGTCTGTCTCTCAGCTCTTGGATTTGGAGTATGCAGCCAGAAGAGCATTCATTGATTCTGATGCCACTCGTGAGGACAACAAACACGAGAAGATTCTTGAGGCATATCCTTGTTTCAGGGACATTAGACGT GCAATGGGTGAGCTTCGACGTCTTCTGGACAAGGATAACAGCCACAGCATTGATGAAATGTTGGAAAGATGGCAAGACTTCTGCCAGAAGGTGCAGTTTTATGGCGTATGGAAAAAGATGCTGAAACCTCCATTGGGAATGGACAAAG CTGAACAGGCTATAAGGATCCTGCGTGTGCTGCCATCACTGTTCCCCTCTCCGTGTGCTCCTCCAAAAAAGCTAAGAGATGCAAGTGAGGCTCTGCTGCATGTCCTTGAG GTAAAAGAAGACCCCAATTCCTACTTGAAGAAGCGACCTCTCCCGTGTCCAGTCCTGATTGTGAGCTCGTCCAGCTGCCTCCTGGCCATAGGTGATGCGCCAATAGCTACATTCCCAAAACAGGACATTGCTGTGGGTGCCATATACCTTATGGCCTACTATTATGCCTTTCACCTTACATACCCCAAGTGTGTAGCCACCCTGCTTTCAGTCATACAAACAGAGATCCTCTTGGACAAAATCCATGACAAAGACCTCACACCATCCTACAAGAAAGGCGAATGGAAAGATTTTCTTGGCCAATAG